From one Aeropyrum camini SY1 = JCM 12091 genomic stretch:
- a CDS encoding helix-turn-helix transcriptional regulator — translation MTSWRGETASGRAAVLLILVLAGILIASHTALAQEEAGITDVEVTIRSDGVAEARVWAEAGPGLASIQLPTPPILATILVTTADGGSIPPIVEGNTLIVPLEEKTLLEITYLVDTRASDGVFSFDVTPPGVPVTLVVEQGIILLGLPSGITSYDKKDSTLEIVFSEPSTISFVPAEYATNTAAVGGGAGTNNTPTEAEAREGWGLLPVIVAIILGVILLAGGAAFYVYRRGSGGNNVEAVVTTLDSTDKLILDTLKSSGGTSEQPALLRATGLPKSTLWRRLKRLESLGYVRIIRKGKTNVVELVKHYEDESKN, via the coding sequence ATGACCAGCTGGAGGGGTGAAACTGCTTCGGGACGTGCAGCAGTGTTACTAATACTCGTGCTAGCAGGGATCCTGATCGCCAGTCACACAGCCTTGGCGCAGGAAGAGGCTGGCATAACTGATGTCGAGGTGACTATTAGGAGCGATGGGGTGGCGGAGGCTAGGGTCTGGGCTGAGGCTGGACCTGGCCTAGCTAGTATCCAGCTCCCTACCCCCCCAATTTTAGCCACTATACTGGTTACAACAGCTGATGGTGGTAGTATACCTCCTATAGTCGAGGGAAACACACTTATAGTACCCCTTGAGGAGAAGACCCTGCTGGAGATAACTTACCTCGTGGACACAAGGGCTAGCGATGGTGTTTTCAGCTTTGACGTGACCCCTCCAGGTGTGCCCGTGACGCTTGTTGTGGAGCAGGGAATAATCCTCTTGGGCCTCCCCTCCGGAATAACTTCCTATGACAAGAAGGACAGTACTCTCGAGATAGTGTTTAGCGAGCCCTCAACCATATCCTTCGTCCCGGCAGAATACGCCACCAATACAGCAGCAGTTGGAGGAGGCGCCGGGACTAACAATACACCTACTGAAGCTGAGGCTAGAGAGGGATGGGGACTACTCCCGGTTATAGTAGCCATTATTCTTGGCGTCATACTATTGGCCGGGGGAGCGGCATTCTACGTGTATAGGCGGGGGAGCGGCGGTAATAATGTTGAGGCAGTTGTTACTACCCTAGATTCAACTGATAAGCTCATACTTGACACCCTGAAGAGCTCCGGGGGCACTTCCGAGCAGCCTGCCCTGCTGAGGGCTACTGGCCTCCCCAAGTCGACGCTCTGGAGGAGGCTGAAGAGGCTGGAGTCTCTTGGTTACGTCAGGATTATAAGGAAGGGTAAGACAAATGTCGTAGAACTTGTAAAGCATTACGAGGATGAGAGCAAGAATTAG
- the sufB gene encoding Fe-S cluster assembly protein SufB, with the protein MGEMVELKKELLRDVDLAERLLGRERPVKTEIEIRGKITRSTIEEISRIKKEPEWMKRLRLRSLELFYKLPTPKWLAGIDVIDLEEMIVYSKPETDRASSWDELPKEIREFYERLGLPEIEARFLSGLSAVFDSETVYARVKKYLEEKGVIVMPIEEAVQKYPDLVKKYFMRVFPPSDHKFAALHGALWSGGTFIYVPPGVKIREPIESFFLIGKSGEGQFEHSLIVADEGAYVEWIEGCSAPRLTKFSFHDGMVEAYAHRNATIKIITVQNWSKDVINLNNKRAIAEEGARVDWVEGSIGSKMTFVYPSTILKGDNSSSRSAVVTIAKGPYLKDSGSKMIHVGRNTRSQVINKTISADGGINVYRGIIRIVKGAKNAVANVECESLILDDKSKAHTYPHNQVDEPTASVNHEATTGRLTEPQLFYLTSRGLTEDEAKSLIVLGFLEDVLKELPFEYANVLTKVVRLEFSEYGAFG; encoded by the coding sequence ATGGGGGAGATGGTAGAGCTTAAGAAGGAGCTCCTGAGGGATGTGGACCTTGCCGAGAGGCTTCTCGGGAGAGAGAGGCCTGTTAAGACCGAGATCGAGATCAGGGGTAAGATCACTAGGAGCACTATAGAGGAGATAAGCAGGATTAAGAAGGAGCCGGAGTGGATGAAGAGGCTGAGGCTTAGGAGCCTGGAGCTTTTCTACAAGCTTCCAACACCCAAGTGGCTAGCCGGGATAGATGTGATAGACCTTGAAGAGATGATTGTCTACTCGAAGCCCGAGACAGACAGGGCCTCGAGCTGGGATGAGCTGCCTAAGGAGATTAGAGAGTTCTATGAGAGGCTTGGCCTGCCCGAGATAGAGGCTAGGTTCCTGAGCGGCCTGAGCGCTGTTTTCGACAGCGAGACGGTGTATGCTAGGGTGAAGAAGTATCTCGAGGAGAAGGGAGTTATAGTCATGCCTATCGAGGAGGCAGTCCAGAAGTATCCAGACCTTGTTAAGAAGTATTTCATGAGGGTCTTCCCGCCAAGCGACCACAAGTTCGCGGCACTCCACGGCGCCCTCTGGAGCGGCGGCACATTCATATACGTCCCGCCCGGTGTTAAGATCAGAGAGCCTATAGAAAGCTTCTTCCTGATAGGCAAGAGTGGCGAGGGCCAGTTTGAGCACAGCCTCATAGTGGCTGACGAGGGGGCCTACGTCGAGTGGATCGAGGGCTGCAGCGCTCCAAGGCTCACGAAGTTCAGTTTCCACGACGGCATGGTAGAAGCGTACGCCCACAGGAACGCTACTATAAAGATCATAACGGTCCAGAACTGGAGTAAGGACGTGATAAACCTGAACAACAAGAGGGCTATAGCCGAGGAGGGGGCCAGGGTTGACTGGGTAGAGGGTAGCATTGGCAGCAAGATGACCTTCGTCTACCCGAGCACTATACTCAAAGGCGACAACAGCTCCAGCAGGAGTGCTGTGGTGACAATAGCCAAGGGGCCCTACCTGAAGGATAGCGGTAGCAAGATGATACACGTCGGCAGAAATACTAGGAGTCAAGTTATAAACAAGACCATTAGCGCCGATGGCGGCATCAACGTCTACAGGGGTATAATAAGGATAGTGAAGGGGGCTAAGAACGCTGTGGCCAATGTCGAGTGTGAATCCCTAATACTCGACGACAAGAGCAAGGCCCATACCTACCCGCACAACCAGGTGGACGAGCCAACGGCAAGCGTAAACCACGAGGCAACCACAGGAAGGCTCACAGAACCGCAGCTCTTCTACCTAACCAGCAGGGGCCTAACAGAGGATGAGGCGAAGAGCCTAATAGTCCTGGGGTTCCTGGAGGACGTGCTCAAGGAGCTGCCATTCGAATACGCCAACGTGCTTACTAAAGTCGTCAGGCTGGAGTTCAGCGAGTACGGAGCATTCGGCTGA
- a CDS encoding citrate/2-methylcitrate synthase — protein sequence MSQQPECRVEGNYIVVPKGLVNVIVDETKISGVDPKGEATIYRGYTIEDIGEHASFYEAAHLILFGRLPCDEELKEIRSKIDKYRGQIPEKLFDAMKHVPVTHPMFYGIYGTALLGQYYAPEWRFDEDFLYDHALRLAAQLPVIFTTGWNLAHHGTFLRPDPSRDHAWDVLRMIIMREPSDIEARAFESTLVLYMDHGFNASTFTTRVIGSTLSDLYSAVAGGIAALKGPLHGGANEKAMEMFLDAMKKAEEKGVPLYDYIEEYIKEKLARKEKIMGFGHRIYKLHDPRTDVAAKFVAKLKDGEFWMKVLKKAEEVMWREKKIPANIDLYTAVLYYQLGIPIPMYTPIFAMGRVVGWSAHYIEQVLNNKLIRPTEKYVGPTGLKYQPIEERCRR from the coding sequence ATGAGCCAGCAGCCAGAGTGTAGGGTTGAGGGTAACTATATAGTCGTCCCAAAGGGCTTGGTTAACGTTATCGTTGACGAGACTAAGATTAGTGGTGTTGATCCCAAGGGCGAGGCCACGATATATAGGGGGTATACTATAGAGGATATCGGCGAGCACGCCAGCTTCTACGAGGCGGCGCATCTGATACTCTTCGGCAGGCTCCCATGCGACGAGGAGCTGAAGGAGATAAGGTCTAAGATAGACAAGTATAGGGGTCAGATCCCTGAGAAGCTGTTTGACGCTATGAAGCACGTCCCGGTAACCCACCCTATGTTCTACGGGATCTATGGTACGGCGCTCCTCGGCCAGTACTACGCCCCTGAGTGGAGGTTCGACGAGGACTTCCTATACGACCATGCCCTGAGGCTCGCAGCACAGCTGCCTGTTATCTTCACCACAGGCTGGAACCTCGCTCACCACGGCACATTCCTGAGGCCCGACCCGAGCAGGGACCACGCCTGGGATGTGCTCAGAATGATAATAATGAGGGAGCCGAGCGATATCGAGGCGAGAGCTTTTGAGTCGACGCTAGTGCTCTACATGGACCACGGCTTCAACGCATCTACATTCACCACAAGAGTTATAGGGAGCACGCTCAGCGACCTCTACAGCGCTGTAGCAGGAGGTATAGCAGCCCTTAAGGGCCCACTACATGGAGGAGCCAACGAGAAGGCTATGGAGATGTTCCTTGACGCGATGAAGAAGGCCGAGGAGAAGGGTGTGCCACTATACGACTACATCGAGGAGTATATTAAGGAGAAGCTCGCCAGGAAGGAGAAGATAATGGGCTTCGGCCACAGGATCTACAAGCTACACGATCCAAGGACCGACGTCGCAGCCAAGTTCGTCGCCAAGCTCAAGGACGGGGAGTTCTGGATGAAGGTGCTGAAGAAGGCGGAGGAGGTTATGTGGAGGGAGAAGAAGATACCCGCTAACATAGACCTATACACAGCAGTCCTCTACTACCAGCTAGGCATACCCATACCCATGTACACGCCGATATTCGCCATGGGCAGGGTGGTCGGCTGGAGCGCACACTATATAGAGCAGGTTCTAAACAACAAGCTGATAAGGCCCACAGAGAAGTACGTGGGCCCGACCGGCCTCAAGTACCAGCCTATCGAGGAGAGATGTAGGAGGTAA
- a CDS encoding SufB/SufD family protein has protein sequence MASTIIARDELRKLVKELPFQEIADTPTVKYYTDWKVYERLMDLDYADSTDTLPEHLANNVQQKPAITLGTDLTVGVLPKGVKAEKFDLESASSLEGLKPFTLVRADGGRMQAYHVLRFNLGVKVTVEPGTDFGSLVIASLGGPGYLGHHIVVEVGDGAKGEIIYIDYVTSPGLKTTVLEGRVGKDAEASVTNIVIHGSRSAVYTLRAFEALDKASIQQYYLISGGRMTRFQDDNLLDGRLSSLKALASTVARPNTASDVIISSLHRGPESEGEVRARGVVVGNGYLAQRGVAMLGETARLAASEVESYIFLLSEKGKGYAVPVLEIHTGEITRAGHSAAVASLAEDTIFYLKSRGLDDKDIVTLVMEGITRFSGVLEKMEIPFNWLINLE, from the coding sequence ATGGCTTCCACTATAATAGCTAGGGATGAGCTTAGGAAGCTAGTTAAAGAGCTTCCGTTTCAGGAGATAGCTGACACTCCGACGGTGAAGTACTACACCGACTGGAAGGTCTACGAGAGGCTTATGGACCTAGACTATGCTGACTCCACTGACACCCTACCGGAGCACCTGGCCAATAACGTACAGCAAAAACCCGCCATCACGCTGGGCACCGATCTTACTGTGGGTGTACTACCAAAAGGTGTTAAAGCCGAGAAGTTTGACTTGGAGAGCGCGTCAAGCCTGGAGGGTCTGAAGCCCTTCACCCTAGTTAGGGCTGACGGGGGCAGGATGCAGGCTTACCACGTGCTAAGGTTTAACCTTGGTGTGAAGGTGACTGTGGAGCCTGGAACGGATTTCGGGAGCCTTGTTATAGCCAGCCTAGGAGGCCCGGGTTACCTAGGTCACCACATAGTTGTGGAGGTGGGTGACGGCGCTAAGGGGGAGATAATCTATATTGACTATGTCACATCACCCGGGCTGAAAACCACTGTTTTAGAGGGCAGGGTTGGTAAGGATGCGGAAGCTAGTGTAACCAACATTGTTATCCACGGCAGTAGAAGTGCAGTTTACACTCTCAGAGCCTTTGAAGCCCTGGATAAAGCCTCCATACAACAGTATTACCTGATAAGCGGCGGCCGCATGACTAGATTCCAGGACGACAATCTCCTCGACGGCAGGCTCTCTAGCCTCAAGGCCCTTGCCAGCACGGTAGCCAGGCCAAACACGGCTAGCGACGTCATAATAAGCAGCCTCCACAGAGGACCGGAGAGCGAGGGAGAGGTGAGGGCTAGGGGCGTTGTAGTAGGCAACGGCTACCTAGCGCAGCGCGGCGTAGCTATGCTTGGTGAGACAGCTAGGCTAGCGGCTTCGGAGGTGGAAAGCTACATATTCCTCTTGAGCGAGAAGGGCAAGGGCTATGCAGTCCCCGTGTTAGAGATACATACAGGCGAAATAACCAGGGCTGGGCACTCAGCCGCCGTAGCGAGCCTAGCAGAGGACACTATATTCTACTTGAAGAGCAGGGGACTAGACGACAAGGACATTGTAACCCTCGTAATGGAGGGTATAACAAGGTTCTCAGGCGTTCTCGAGAAAATGGAAATACCCTTCAACTGGCTCATAAACCTCGAGTAG
- the sufC gene encoding Fe-S cluster assembly ATPase SufC — MGLEVKGLTAKIGEKIVLNNVDFDLNYGEVHAVMGPNGSGKSSLGYVIMGREIYEVVEGDILLDGESIKDLPPEERALKGVFMAQQDPPQIPGVRLSSLIIAFVNKRLGAQDLSKPADPKIIRRMYEYASKLGLDREILNREVNVGFSGGEKKRSELLQAMIFDPKIVILDEPDSGLDIDGLKIVAEFIKQLRESGRGVMLITHYARLLNFVEPDRVTVLYRGSVLARGGPELAKEVEEKGYAQLYRMLARSK, encoded by the coding sequence ATGGGTCTCGAGGTTAAAGGCCTGACGGCCAAGATCGGGGAAAAGATCGTGTTAAACAATGTTGACTTCGACCTCAACTATGGAGAGGTACACGCTGTAATGGGCCCCAACGGCAGCGGCAAGTCGAGCCTCGGCTACGTCATAATGGGTCGGGAGATCTACGAGGTCGTAGAGGGCGACATACTTCTCGACGGGGAGAGTATAAAGGATCTCCCGCCGGAGGAGAGGGCGCTTAAAGGCGTCTTCATGGCTCAGCAAGATCCCCCCCAGATCCCGGGTGTGAGGCTCAGCAGCCTCATAATAGCCTTCGTCAACAAACGGCTAGGCGCTCAGGACCTCAGCAAGCCTGCCGATCCGAAGATAATCAGGAGGATGTACGAATACGCCTCTAAACTCGGCCTCGACAGGGAGATACTGAACAGGGAGGTCAACGTAGGCTTCAGCGGCGGGGAGAAGAAGAGGAGCGAGCTGCTGCAGGCAATGATCTTCGACCCCAAGATCGTCATACTTGACGAGCCAGACTCCGGTCTCGACATTGATGGGCTAAAGATAGTCGCAGAGTTCATAAAGCAGCTTAGAGAATCCGGGAGAGGTGTAATGCTCATAACCCACTACGCCCGCCTGCTAAACTTCGTCGAGCCCGACAGGGTCACAGTGCTCTACAGGGGCTCCGTGCTGGCTAGGGGTGGGCCCGAGCTCGCCAAGGAGGTAGAGGAGAAAGGCTACGCACAGCTCTACAGGATGCTCGCCAGGAGCAAGTAA